The following are encoded in a window of Balaenoptera ricei isolate mBalRic1 chromosome 1, mBalRic1.hap2, whole genome shotgun sequence genomic DNA:
- the LOC132372972 gene encoding spindle and kinetochore-associated protein 2-like, with product MEAEVDKLELMKNPVTLLKELSAIKSRYQTLHARFKPTAVEHKETKSRMCATFNKTMTLIQELQKQTDLKLLPLTEEEKTAAEQLRAHMSDL from the coding sequence ATGGAGGCAGAGGTCGATAAGCTGGAACTGATGAAAAATCCAGTTACACTCTTAAAGGAATTGTCAGCAATAAAGTCTCGCTATCAAACTTTGCATGCACGCTTTAAACCAACTGCTGTCGAGCATAAAGAGACTAAGAGCCGCATGTGTGCTACTTTCAATAAGACTATGACCTTGATACAAGAACTACAAAAGCAAACAGACCTGAAGCTGTTACCACTGactgaagaagagaaaactgCGGCAGAGCAATTAAGAGCTCACATGTCAGACTTATGA